The Hippocampus zosterae strain Florida chromosome 20, ASM2543408v3, whole genome shotgun sequence nucleotide sequence TGGACCCGGCTGACAGAATCTCCACAAACAAAAGTTTGTACCTGAGTGTcgttgaggtaaaaaaaaaaaaaaagtcttcaaagtTCATTTTGGTCCTGTTCTATTATGAGATCAGAGCATCTCTCCGGGTTGTAGCTCCAACCCACTGCGTGTGTCGTCACACACACGACGAGCGCACGGTCAAATTAGAGGCGAGAGTCGCACGACAACGGCCGGAACGCCACCTCCGTGTTCTCCTCCATGAAGATGTCAAAGCGGCACATCAGCGGCCTGGACGGGAACGGAAAATGCGTGAGTGGTGCCGTCTGTAATTTCCGTTAACGTCGTAATTCAATTGGAGTGACAAAcaacttgaagcaagcacgcttGGCTCCGATTTGGAGAAGTGCAGCGAGCGCTTTAATCGTTTTTAACGTTTTCGGCTGACCTTTGCGGTCGCTCCAGCGGCGTCAGTCGTATTCGCAACAGTCTGATCTTGTAGCGAGGCCCGATCACGTTGCCCGTGTTGATGCGCAGGGAGATCTTGTGCACGTGCGGCAGGTCTTCGTCGAACTGGGCCAGAAGACGCGTGGATGTGAACTGCTCGAAGCGAAGAAGCTTGCTAGTCGGGGAGCAAAAAAATCAGAGCAACATGTTACGTCATGATGATAAcagacatttgaaaacatttttttttctttacaatcaATAAATTTAATGAGCTAAATGAACGCAACAAGACTCGAGAAAAATTTTCACGGTTAAGAATTGCccatagatgccacaagatggcgacaaaaTACTagttttaaattagggttttTCCCTGAGTGCGAAATTACCGGTAGTTCAAATTGGCAAATATTTCAGTGAATAATTGGCGGAAAGGTTCCCAAAAAATTTTAGAATGGGAAAATAATTGGAACGGTGTTCCTTGTCCTTATGACACTGACGTAGACGATGTCATGAATTTAAAATTAGGACCATAACGTCAAAAGAATGTATGGACGATGTGTTTTGTGAGCAGGCTTAACTCACTGGTCGATGCGGGCCTCGGTGACGTTCCTGCCGCTGTGGAGGCGGATGTAAACGACCCCCCAGCGGAGGTACTGGTTCCACGTCACCATGTCCACTCTGTAATTCAGCTCTGCGATCAACCACAAAAATGCATGCTGAAGGTGGGGCGATTTTCAGAATCACTTCTTAATGGGAGGAATCGCAAATTGATGGTTCAGCATTTGCAACCAGACTTACTGGTGTAAGGGTGCGAGGCCGTGGTGCTGAAGAACGCTTTGGTCTGTCCCAGTTTCAACAGACTTTCCCGCCACTGGATGACATCATAGCCTACACGTgacaaaatacactttttgtCACTCAGTGCCTTTCACTACATGTCACGATCATAGACTGAAgatgaaacaaaatacattgttgTCAGTAATCATTATCATCAATCTCTTGGCTAACTACTGGAGCTGCTTATTGCATGTTGGAGAAGGCCCCACCGAGCTGCGGGCAGGAAGCGGGCTTGAAGGCCTCGCACTGCAGACAGCGTCCGTCCAGGAAGTCTGCGTAGGATGCGCACGGATACGCCGTCAGGCTGCACGTGCCGTTGAGGGCGCACAGGTACAGGAACATGGACCGCTGGTGGTCGCACACGAAGTAAGACTTTCCTGTTTGGGAGATGTGACACGCTGATTTctgaaacaccaaaatgtttgtgtgtgtgtgtgtacgtgtggctTACCGGCAAAGATGGTTTTGGGGCAGCCAGGTTGGTCGGCGCCCCCGTTGGCGTAGAAATCAATGTGACCGTGAGCCCCCCGCAGGCCAAAAGCTGCAAGACACCCAAATTACCCGTCATCACTTTCAAATTCACGTCACCAAGAGTCTCGcgataattttgtttttgtaattttgcaAGGGCCTAACTGTGACTATGCATCAGCTGCAGTTTAAAGTTGTAATATTatcattcaccactagatggcagatatGTATTTGTTGCACTTTTGCTGCCAGTTGCTAGCTCATGAAGCGTGTTTGCTGCTCACAGTCCATGTCAGTGTGCAGCACGTCGACAAACATGGCATCCGACGGGTCCAGCCTCTCATCTGGTGTGGCGCTAGTGAAGAGAGGCCCGGCCGGGTCTAAACCTGAAAGTACAAAGAAGGCACTTGAGATGTTTCATAGTAGGAGTGGACAGATATCGTAGGTGGGTCTTCGCGATATCTAGATTTCATTTGAACCTCACAGTCATGTTACCTGTTATGCGTCCGATTTTTCCCTTCAGGTTGGCACCCACAAACCCGGCGAGGTGCGCCCCAAGGCTGACGCCGATGAGGTGCATGGAGTCCAGTGAGGCTCCTTCCTCCTGAGGAGAAACTCAAGAATGAATGAGGCTTCCTTCCGAGACCGATTGAAGGTTGTGTGCCAGCATCATTCAGACCGTGATAGCAGGCAAGACACGCGTCTCTTTATACTCCAAGTCACAATCTCAACCTTATGTATTTTTGTCTCGTCAGACCACAAAATGGAGTTCCAATAGTCCATAACGAGGCGATGTACCTCCTCTTTGTGAGGTTTTTGTATGTCAGCAAGTATCACCTGCATGCTCCTGATGAATCCCGTCAGGTTGTGGGCCGCCTCTCTCGTGTAGGCCACGGCAGTGAGGTAGTTGAGGTTGGCGGCACCGCGGTTCCAGTCCACCACGATGACGTTGACGTCCCGCTGCTCGGCCAGCAGACGCACCAGGTGGTCGATCCACACGGGCGGCGCTCCGGTGGGACGGTAGCCGTGGATGACGAAGGCGGTGGGCCGGGAGAGGTTAAAAAGCGGCTCGGACGGGAAGCGCTGGTGGTGCAGCTCGCGCCCGCACGCCGGGTTGACGCGAGTGTACAGCAGCAGGCGGACGTACAGGCTGGTTCCCAGGAAGCAGTGAGACAGGTTGAGGTCCGTAAAGTTGTCACATGAGTCGCCACCGCTGTTTTCCTCAATGCCTGAAATGAAAACCTTGTTCTCATGCTGGCTAAAACAATCTGATATATTCTAAAAGCAATCTGTCTGAGTCCAAAGTGTTGCCAATCCCTAGCTTGTCCTCAATCTTACCTTGGCAGAGCAGCACGAGTCCCAGCAAAGCCAGACGTGTGCAGGCCAGCATGCTTCCCCGCGCGCAGGAGTCTCCCGGGAAATGACAATGGacgaatggatggacggactgcGGCGCTCTCGGGAGGACCGGAGGATTTGATTTCCCAGCGGGGGTGGTAGGTGGAACCGAGCTGAGAGTGGCGGtagtaacgaccaatcacacgCTGGGTTTACGGCAGCCACCGCAAGTCCAGCCAATAGGATCGTCGTACACTCATTATCgaaaaatgacccaaaaaaacaacaaaacaacaacaaaaattgcagTTAAGTTTGTTTGGAGTTCAAATCAAAGCCCACcaatttttattattgtggACAAAGGCTACTTTAAAACTCTAATTTTAAACCCTAAACCTAGTTTGAAATCCTATTATGAATCTTGAATCTTAATttgcaaccctaaccctaatctcAACGGAAGCGACGAGAGGGCAGCGCAGGTTTCTGGTGGTTTGTGTTTCTGATGAAGGGTTGTAAAGTCGCAAAGCGGTTCTCGATCTATTCTGAGCTTCCAACGGCAACCACAAGCAGCACAGCCAACATGTTATTTCGCCGAATGCAAATTCTTCACAGGCACACGAACGTTACATGAACGCTCTTGTCACTtacatgctgctgctgctgctttttttccatgttgctTTTTAATTGAGATTTTAATCATTAGTTGATTCTGCTTCTGGAAAGTCGTTGAGCattctttcattatttttgataTCCATATTGGCGTGTACTCGTAccctctttatcctcacagaTAGGAGTGCATTAGTTGTTCTGGTAAACtttaaacccccccacccccaccccaaagatCGTCGTGTGTGAAACAGCTGAGAAACTccatgccattttgttttgtggcaATGGGGGAACGCTAAATGTAGTGTTTTACTAGATAATGAGAAACCTAGTGTCTTCACTCATGCAAAATTATGGACAACATTGCCGCTTAGAGGCCATAAACCGCAACTGcaataaaaaatttttttggggggggtgaaatcCTGAACTGCTGTCAACAACCTGTAGATTGTTTTCTGTGGTAGGCCAAAAAATTGCAATCgtagtgggggaaaaaatttgACCAAAATGACGAGTAAGACCGCTGTTGAAGCAGTGCGTTGAATTGTCTTGCTCGGGAGGATAAAGTGTACTAGATCTCAAGgatatggaataaatgctcaacgGGCTTGACAGATCTGCTGGTCACATCACCTAAAAGGTCTCCGACAGGTCACCGTGTTCCACTTCATGAGCTTTTCCCCCCAGAAGCCACGCCCCACTTAAATCACATGACTTGGATGAGACGGGAGGGCAGCATGGAAgagattacaaaaaaacaaaaacaaatggcaacCGTCTGAGCtggttttaagattaagatatcctttaattGTCCTGCAAtgaggaaattacaatcagaattcagaaaggaaaacgctgggtagggagagggaaagaaAACACGCTGGAACTATCCttttccgaggataatttaagtccaggataaaaaagaccctagcacataaataagcatatgacagttacaacaagtcacaagacataacatgtaataaggggggaggatgaatggaaagggggggggggggtaaccgcgacgcggccgaaatgaccagctgcacggtcaccgttgcgctccgcatatcaAACCacatcacgggggaaaaagaatcggagcgatgaagacggtgataacaaggatgtgtatgcgcgtgtagttgtccagttgtgtatgtgtgttggttGGGGGCCCTAGAtgccatgcgtacttccatccaggggaaaggccagatagacggccgccaacaattccagacagccttgagtccttggtctgtatctcctcactggcgccgatcagtcgaaa carries:
- the lipib gene encoding lipase member H, producing the protein MLACTRLALLGLVLLCQGIEENSGGDSCDNFTDLNLSHCFLGTSLYVRLLLYTRVNPACGRELHHQRFPSEPLFNLSRPTAFVIHGYRPTGAPPVWIDHLVRLLAEQRDVNVIVVDWNRGAANLNYLTAVAYTREAAHNLTGFIRSMQEEGASLDSMHLIGVSLGAHLAGFVGANLKGKIGRITGLDPAGPLFTSATPDERLDPSDAMFVDVLHTDMDSFGLRGAHGHIDFYANGGADQPGCPKTIFAGKSYFVCDHQRSMFLYLCALNGTCSLTAYPCASYADFLDGRCLQCEAFKPASCPQLGYDVIQWRESLLKLGQTKAFFSTTASHPYTKLNYRVDMVTWNQYLRWGVVYIRLHSGRNVTEARIDHKLLRFEQFTSTRLLAQFDEDLPHVHKISLRINTGNVIGPRYKIRLLRIRLTPLERPQRPLMCRFDIFMEENTEVAFRPLSCDSRL